A portion of the Anaeromicrobium sediminis genome contains these proteins:
- a CDS encoding APC family permease, with amino-acid sequence MTKSAKLGFWSIVLLGINSIIGTGIFGLPNKAYGMVGEASLWVILFDMFLAVSIALCFAEAAARFKDNGGPYIYAKEAFGNFFGYEVGIMKWFMGIIAWGAFASFFAARLAVVFPILESPVAKTAIILITLFGLAGVNLLGVKTSKIVNNAITLGKLIPLIFFIVVGIAMYGNLEPVTSSATPIVPTSGDFVDAAILLFFAFTGFESIAIAAEDMENPMKNLPKAIIMVMALVSLVYIAILAICMKALGPELANSATPVADAAGKLIGSAGKILVMTGTLISVAGINIAASFVTPKSGVALAQKGMLPEIFMKTNKNGAPYAAILVSVIVAAGLALTGQFATLAAIGVIVRFIQYIPTCISVLIFRHRYPDQEISFKIPFGPIIPIIATVASIYLLVRTGIDRPDKIIWGLGGLFVIAPFYYFIKDKISTESCIKKSA; translated from the coding sequence TTGACTAAATCAGCAAAATTAGGATTTTGGAGTATAGTTCTTCTTGGAATCAACTCCATTATAGGTACTGGTATATTTGGTCTTCCTAATAAAGCTTATGGAATGGTTGGAGAAGCAAGTTTATGGGTTATCTTATTTGACATGTTCTTAGCTGTATCTATAGCTTTATGTTTCGCAGAAGCGGCTGCTAGATTTAAAGATAATGGTGGTCCTTACATTTATGCGAAGGAAGCATTCGGTAACTTTTTTGGTTATGAAGTTGGTATAATGAAATGGTTCATGGGAATCATCGCATGGGGTGCCTTTGCATCTTTCTTTGCAGCAAGATTAGCTGTAGTATTCCCAATATTAGAAAGTCCTGTTGCTAAAACTGCAATTATTCTTATTACTTTATTTGGACTTGCAGGGGTTAACCTTTTAGGGGTTAAGACTTCAAAGATTGTTAATAATGCTATAACACTTGGAAAATTAATCCCACTTATTTTCTTTATTGTTGTTGGTATAGCCATGTATGGAAACTTAGAGCCTGTTACATCATCAGCAACTCCTATAGTTCCTACAAGTGGAGATTTCGTTGATGCAGCCATATTATTATTCTTTGCTTTCACTGGATTCGAATCTATAGCTATTGCAGCAGAAGATATGGAAAACCCAATGAAAAACTTACCTAAAGCAATTATTATGGTTATGGCTTTAGTATCTTTAGTATACATTGCAATATTAGCAATTTGTATGAAAGCATTAGGACCTGAACTTGCAAATAGTGCAACACCTGTTGCAGATGCAGCTGGTAAACTTATAGGAAGCGCTGGTAAGATTCTAGTTATGACTGGTACATTAATATCTGTTGCAGGTATTAACATTGCGGCATCTTTCGTTACTCCAAAATCTGGAGTTGCATTGGCACAAAAGGGTATGTTACCAGAAATATTCATGAAAACTAATAAAAATGGAGCACCTTATGCGGCAATATTAGTTTCAGTTATTGTTGCTGCCGGATTAGCTTTAACTGGACAATTTGCTACATTAGCAGCTATTGGAGTTATTGTTAGATTTATTCAATACATTCCAACCTGTATCTCTGTACTTATATTTAGACATAGATATCCAGACCAAGAAATTAGTTTCAAGATTCCTTTTGGTCCAATTATTCCTATAATTGCAACAGTTGCAAGTATTTACTTATTAGTTAGAACAGGAATAGATCGTCCTGATAAGATTATTTGGGGATTAGGTGGATTATTTGTTATTGCGCCATTCTACTATTTCATCAAAGATAAGATAAGTACTGAATCATGTATTAAAAAGAGCGCATAA
- a CDS encoding prolyl-tRNA synthetase associated domain-containing protein, with translation MTQDKKVYEVLEGINVEYDVHEHPPVLTVDDALEYWKDIEGVHCKNLFFRNQKGKMHYLVVMGHDKPLDISDLGKKTGAGKLSFASDKRLDKYLGLKTGAVSPFGIINDENKEVRVYIDEDIMKGEKVNFHPNVNTATISISSDDFRKFLGQSGNQVKYISI, from the coding sequence ATGACTCAAGATAAAAAGGTATATGAAGTATTAGAAGGAATAAATGTTGAATATGATGTTCACGAACATCCCCCAGTATTAACTGTAGATGATGCATTAGAATACTGGAAAGACATTGAAGGTGTTCATTGTAAAAACTTATTCTTTAGAAACCAAAAGGGCAAGATGCACTATCTAGTAGTAATGGGTCACGACAAACCCCTAGATATTAGTGATTTAGGAAAAAAGACTGGAGCTGGAAAACTTAGTTTTGCATCAGATAAAAGACTAGATAAATATTTAGGATTAAAAACAGGAGCTGTTTCACCTTTTGGCATTATTAATGATGAGAATAAGGAAGTAAGAGTATACATAGATGAAGATATAATGAAGGGTGAAAAAGTAAACTTCCATCCTAATGTAAACACAGCTACTATAAGTATATCTTCTGATGATTTTAGAAAGTTTTTAGGTCAGTCAGGAAATCAAGTTAAATATATAAGTATATAA
- a CDS encoding sigma 54-interacting transcriptional regulator: MNDGSGKVDIPSELFRCIFNNSNDGIIIIDTLYKIHDINPKAEEILGLEKSNIQYESLKKSVPNLFHKGELKKGEINLDNGKSIEMCVKNIGFGIYEKAIFLKEICEIHIEFEAIKKGINSIDEGIMLCNEDGNVTFYNEAYAEIESLVREDVIGKNVTNVYDLTEEDSLMLKSIKTKKPILNRYLNYTTYMGKNLNIICNTYPIKEDGQALGAICVTREYSKVKTLSEKIIEWQKKLYDKKGKNESVVESATYTFEDIIGIEKILKNNLDWTKKVSKSDHPVLIYGETGTGKELMAQSIHNASKRREGPFIPINCAAIPENLLEGILFGTVKGAFTEATDRQGLFEQANGGTLLLDELNSMPLGLQAKLLRVIQEKKVRRVGANKEIPIDVRIITNINVEPSIAVKRKLIREDLFYRLGVVYIKIPPLRERKEDILLLTDSFLKENENVKLSKAVIDMFMEYDWPGNIRELKHVLESALIMLKEDENVIKIHHLPIHIKERIGHEIEDSTENSTMDEEEKPLVETMENVEKETIVATLKKNNWNVSKSSRELGLRRQSLQYRMKKYNIWKMK; encoded by the coding sequence ATGAATGATGGATCAGGCAAAGTGGACATACCTAGTGAACTTTTTAGATGCATTTTCAATAACTCTAATGATGGAATAATTATAATAGATACTCTATATAAAATACATGATATAAATCCAAAGGCAGAAGAAATCCTGGGATTGGAAAAAAGCAATATACAATATGAAAGTTTAAAAAAATCAGTTCCTAATTTATTTCACAAAGGTGAGTTAAAGAAGGGTGAAATTAATTTAGATAATGGTAAATCTATAGAGATGTGTGTAAAAAACATTGGATTTGGCATATACGAAAAAGCAATATTTTTAAAAGAAATATGTGAAATACATATTGAGTTTGAAGCTATTAAAAAGGGAATCAATAGTATTGATGAGGGCATCATGCTTTGTAATGAAGATGGTAATGTGACCTTTTATAATGAAGCCTATGCAGAAATAGAATCTCTAGTTAGGGAAGATGTTATAGGGAAAAATGTTACCAATGTATATGACCTTACAGAAGAAGATAGTTTAATGTTAAAATCAATTAAAACTAAAAAACCTATTTTAAATAGATATTTAAACTACACCACATATATGGGAAAGAATCTTAATATAATTTGTAATACTTATCCTATAAAGGAAGATGGTCAAGCCCTAGGGGCAATATGTGTAACAAGGGAATACTCTAAGGTTAAGACCCTATCAGAAAAAATAATAGAATGGCAAAAGAAGTTGTATGATAAAAAGGGAAAAAATGAAAGTGTGGTAGAGTCAGCCACTTATACGTTTGAAGATATTATAGGTATAGAAAAAATATTAAAAAATAATCTAGACTGGACAAAGAAAGTTTCAAAATCAGATCATCCCGTTTTAATATATGGAGAAACGGGAACAGGAAAAGAGTTAATGGCTCAAAGCATTCACAATGCCAGCAAGAGGAGGGAAGGACCCTTTATACCAATAAACTGTGCAGCTATTCCTGAAAATTTATTAGAGGGAATACTATTTGGAACTGTAAAGGGAGCTTTTACAGAAGCTACAGATAGACAAGGACTATTTGAACAAGCTAACGGAGGAACCCTTTTGCTAGATGAATTAAATTCCATGCCATTAGGTCTACAAGCAAAGCTTTTAAGAGTAATTCAAGAGAAAAAAGTGAGAAGAGTTGGAGCAAATAAGGAGATTCCAATAGACGTTAGAATTATTACCAATATAAATGTAGAGCCTAGCATAGCTGTAAAGAGAAAACTAATAAGGGAAGATTTATTTTATAGATTGGGAGTAGTATATATTAAAATTCCTCCACTTCGTGAAAGAAAGGAAGATATACTTCTTTTGACAGATTCTTTTCTTAAGGAAAATGAGAATGTAAAATTATCAAAGGCTGTAATAGATATGTTTATGGAATATGATTGGCCTGGTAATATAAGAGAGTTAAAGCACGTACTAGAATCTGCCCTCATAATGTTAAAGGAAGATGAGAATGTCATAAAAATACATCATTTGCCTATTCATATTAAAGAGAGGATAGGGCATGAAATTGAGGATAGTACAGAGAATTCAACTATGGATGAAGAAGAAAAACCTCTTGTGGAGACTATGGAAAATGTAGAGAAAGAAACTATTGTAGCCACCCTTAAAAAAAATAATTGGAATGTATCCAAGTCTTCTAGGGAATTGGGATTAAGAAGACAGAGTTTACAATATAGAATGAAGAAATATAACATATGGAAAATGAAATAA
- a CDS encoding tellurite resistance TerB family protein: protein MAFFSLGRLMDFKKGAKKFNNKDFLQAVCGVCCAVAYADGSCSDEEMATMQALIMNDESLSEFTPGEIEIEIERHSKNFKLNQIVGELNAKKAVKGLGGTEQKEMTVAIALAVAGADGKIDDSEVKVIKKFASEMGVSTRAFGI, encoded by the coding sequence ATGGCGTTCTTTAGTTTAGGAAGACTAATGGATTTTAAGAAAGGTGCAAAAAAGTTTAATAACAAGGATTTCTTGCAGGCTGTATGTGGAGTTTGTTGTGCTGTTGCTTATGCTGATGGAAGTTGTTCAGATGAAGAAATGGCAACAATGCAAGCTTTAATTATGAACGATGAATCTTTAAGCGAATTCACACCTGGAGAAATTGAAATAGAGATAGAGAGACACAGCAAAAACTTTAAATTAAATCAGATAGTAGGAGAATTAAATGCTAAGAAGGCTGTAAAAGGTTTAGGAGGAACGGAACAGAAAGAAATGACTGTAGCCATTGCCTTAGCCGTAGCTGGAGCTGATGGTAAAATCGATGATAGCGAAGTTAAGGTAATTAAGAAGTTTGCATCAGAAATGGGTGTAAGTACAAGGGCCTTTGGAATATAA
- a CDS encoding cysteine desulfurase-like protein, producing the protein MEFRFDVHKIRKEFPSTNKKVNGNPVAILDGPGGSQVPKMVVEKINDYMFNHNANEHGQFEPSKKTEELIMEGRAVLGQFLGCSKDEIAFGPSSTNNNFMLALAIGRDLEEGDEIIITDMDHTCNRSPWLMLEERGAVVKSVRVDPNTCLLDEEDFKNKLSNKTKVVALNYASNAVGTITDVKKLIKMAHEVGALTVVDAVHYAPHKPIDVKDIDTDFLLCSAYKFFGPHLGVLYAKKEVMEKIRTIRVMADDIEEPPYKFQTGTPCYELICGAAKAVKFISWIGKDYEEYFKSELEGLLGKRRSIVAGMLAIDKYEEELAEYLRCELEKINGVTLYGAPANHPKTSTVSFTHDKINSMEICEELAEEGIYGWNGDFYAIKLVNDVLGLTDRRGLVRIGFAPYNTMDDVKRTVKVLKDILE; encoded by the coding sequence ATGGAATTTAGGTTTGATGTACATAAAATAAGAAAAGAATTTCCCAGTACTAATAAAAAAGTAAATGGTAATCCTGTAGCCATATTAGATGGGCCTGGTGGATCACAAGTTCCTAAAATGGTAGTGGAGAAAATAAATGACTATATGTTTAACCATAATGCAAATGAGCATGGGCAGTTTGAACCTTCTAAGAAAACGGAAGAATTAATAATGGAAGGAAGGGCAGTTCTGGGACAGTTTTTAGGATGTAGTAAGGATGAAATAGCCTTTGGGCCTAGCTCTACTAATAATAACTTCATGTTGGCATTGGCCATCGGTAGGGATTTAGAAGAAGGAGATGAAATCATAATTACAGATATGGATCACACTTGCAATAGATCTCCATGGCTCATGTTAGAAGAAAGGGGAGCTGTAGTTAAAAGTGTAAGGGTAGATCCTAATACTTGTCTATTAGATGAAGAAGATTTTAAGAATAAACTTTCTAACAAAACAAAAGTAGTTGCCCTAAATTATGCATCTAATGCAGTGGGAACCATAACGGATGTGAAAAAACTCATAAAGATGGCCCATGAAGTAGGAGCATTAACTGTGGTAGATGCAGTTCATTATGCTCCCCATAAACCTATAGATGTAAAAGATATAGATACGGACTTTTTACTTTGTTCTGCATATAAATTCTTTGGTCCCCATTTAGGAGTATTATATGCTAAAAAAGAAGTGATGGAGAAAATAAGGACTATTAGGGTTATGGCAGATGATATAGAAGAGCCTCCATATAAGTTTCAAACGGGAACTCCTTGTTATGAGTTGATTTGTGGAGCAGCAAAGGCTGTGAAGTTCATTAGTTGGATCGGTAAAGACTACGAAGAGTATTTTAAATCAGAATTAGAGGGATTATTAGGTAAAAGAAGGAGTATAGTGGCAGGGATGCTGGCCATAGATAAATATGAAGAGGAATTGGCTGAGTATTTAAGGTGTGAGTTAGAGAAAATAAATGGAGTGACTTTATATGGAGCACCTGCGAATCATCCTAAAACTAGTACTGTATCCTTTACCCATGATAAAATAAATTCCATGGAAATCTGTGAGGAATTAGCTGAAGAAGGTATATATGGCTGGAACGGAGATTTTTATGCTATAAAATTAGTTAATGATGTATTAGGCTTAACTGACAGGAGAGGTCTAGTGAGAATAGGTTTTGCTCCATATAATACTATGGATGATGTGAAAAGAACTGTGAAAGTATTAAAGGATATATTAGAGTAA
- a CDS encoding PhzF family phenazine biosynthesis protein, with translation MKLEVSIVNAFGKSEEGGNGAGVVVDANNLSEEQMQQIAKEVGLSETAFVQKSSKADFKVRFFTPAEEVDLCGHATIATFYLLKKRGLIKIGNYTQETKAGVLNVQVNEDNSILMDQSIPEFFEELDKEEIAKSLNIDVEHISDELPVQIVSTGLKDIMIPIKTMEILNSIEPNFQMITEVSKKYEVVGYHVFSLETMENATAHCRNFAPLYDIPEESATGTSNGALSSYLYKHDKLDKMYNLVFEQGYAMKKPSEIRAALEVEKGQIRKVKVGGCALEVKPMIVSI, from the coding sequence ATGAAACTAGAAGTAAGTATAGTAAATGCCTTTGGAAAAAGTGAAGAAGGTGGAAATGGGGCTGGGGTTGTAGTAGATGCAAATAACCTTAGTGAAGAACAAATGCAACAAATAGCAAAGGAAGTAGGATTATCAGAAACAGCCTTTGTACAAAAAAGTAGTAAGGCAGATTTTAAAGTAAGATTTTTCACACCAGCAGAAGAGGTAGATTTATGTGGTCATGCTACCATAGCCACATTCTATTTACTTAAGAAAAGGGGATTAATAAAGATAGGAAACTACACTCAAGAAACTAAAGCAGGAGTATTAAACGTACAGGTAAATGAAGATAATAGCATATTGATGGATCAAAGTATACCTGAGTTTTTTGAGGAGTTAGATAAGGAAGAAATAGCTAAATCCTTAAACATAGATGTAGAACATATTAGTGATGAACTACCAGTTCAAATAGTATCTACAGGATTAAAAGATATTATGATTCCTATAAAGACTATGGAAATATTAAATTCTATAGAGCCTAATTTTCAAATGATAACAGAAGTAAGTAAAAAATATGAAGTGGTAGGGTACCATGTTTTTTCTTTAGAAACGATGGAAAATGCCACTGCCCATTGCAGAAATTTTGCTCCCCTATATGACATACCAGAAGAATCAGCAACAGGTACATCTAATGGAGCCCTTAGTTCATATCTATATAAACATGATAAATTAGATAAAATGTATAACTTAGTATTTGAACAGGGATATGCCATGAAAAAGCCATCAGAAATTAGAGCTGCATTAGAAGTAGAAAAGGGACAAATAAGAAAGGTGAAAGTTGGAGGTTGTGCCCTAGAGGTAAAACCTATGATAGTGAGTATATAA
- a CDS encoding helix-turn-helix domain-containing protein yields MDKLNHVIGNNLKDLRKSLGYTLDKLSEVTGISKSMLGQIERGESNPTINTLWKICNGLQVSFTSLVDEKTTKPTIISKEQVTPLHEVNSKYKAYPFAPFDSNRKFEVFWVEIEPNTVHNSSTHANGIEEFLLVVEGTIDVTINEKNYSIEKGQMLKFSTDVKHTYSNQGDTTATAYTIISYH; encoded by the coding sequence ATGGACAAGTTAAATCATGTTATAGGAAATAATTTAAAGGACTTAAGAAAGTCCCTAGGATATACATTAGACAAATTATCAGAGGTTACGGGAATAAGTAAAAGTATGTTAGGTCAGATAGAACGGGGAGAATCTAATCCAACTATTAATACCCTGTGGAAAATATGCAACGGCCTTCAAGTATCTTTCACTTCATTAGTAGACGAGAAAACTACAAAGCCAACTATAATTTCAAAGGAACAGGTAACTCCTCTTCACGAAGTTAATTCTAAATACAAAGCCTATCCCTTTGCACCTTTTGATTCTAATAGAAAATTTGAAGTATTTTGGGTAGAAATAGAGCCTAATACGGTACATAACTCCAGTACCCATGCAAATGGCATTGAAGAGTTTTTATTAGTAGTAGAAGGAACTATAGATGTGACAATAAACGAAAAGAACTACTCTATAGAAAAAGGCCAAATGTTGAAGTTTAGTACAGATGTAAAACATACCTATTCCAATCAAGGAGATACAACAGCAACTGCTTATACAATAATTTCTTATCATTAA
- a CDS encoding HD domain-containing protein — translation MEIMRENALSLLKEHVEADSLMKHCLAVEASMRGYAKKFGEDVERWGACGLLHDVDFEKYPDTHPLPGTEILKDSGYDDEFVTAVKGHSNSTNTPRETTLAKTLYSVDELSGFVIACVLVRPNKFEGLKVKSIKKKLKDKAFAKAINRDQIKESADELGVDLTEHIQTVVDAIVLRETELNEMGMSLIG, via the coding sequence ATGGAAATAATGAGAGAAAATGCATTAAGTTTATTGAAAGAACATGTAGAAGCAGATAGTCTTATGAAACATTGTCTGGCGGTTGAGGCTTCTATGAGGGGTTATGCTAAGAAATTTGGAGAAGATGTGGAGAGATGGGGAGCCTGTGGGTTGTTACATGATGTGGATTTTGAAAAGTATCCAGATACTCATCCACTACCAGGAACAGAAATACTAAAGGACAGTGGATATGATGATGAATTTGTAACGGCAGTAAAGGGCCACTCTAATAGTACAAATACTCCTAGAGAAACTACTTTGGCAAAGACTTTATATTCAGTAGATGAGTTATCGGGATTTGTAATTGCCTGTGTATTAGTAAGACCTAATAAGTTTGAGGGATTAAAGGTAAAGTCCATTAAGAAAAAGCTTAAGGACAAGGCCTTTGCTAAGGCAATAAATAGAGATCAAATAAAGGAAAGTGCAGATGAATTAGGAGTGGATCTTACAGAACATATACAAACTGTAGTAGATGCTATAGTTTTAAGAGAAACAGAATTAAATGAAATGGGAATGAGTTTAATAGGATAA
- the tdh gene encoding L-threonine 3-dehydrogenase, with product MSKMMDALVKKYAEPGLWLEKVPFPEVKEGEVLVKMRKTAICGTDVHIYNWDKWSQDTIPVPMTIGHEFVGEVVEVGEGVKDIKVGDIVSGEGHIVCGKCRNCLAGRRHLCKDTEGIGVNRTGIFAEYASIPVTNIWLCDPTIPEDVLSIFDPLGNAVHTALSFDLLGEDVLITGAGPIGIMAAAIAKQAGARYIVVTDVNDYRLELAKKMGATRVVNVAKQTIRSVMDELGMKEGFDVGLEMSGNAQAFNDMIDAMFHGGKIALLGIQGPETTVDWNKIVFNGLFLKGIYGREMFETWYKMTAMLQSGLDIAPVITHNFHYTEFEKGFEIMKSGQSGKVILNWK from the coding sequence ATGTCAAAAATGATGGATGCACTAGTAAAAAAATATGCAGAGCCAGGGTTATGGTTAGAAAAAGTTCCTTTTCCAGAGGTAAAAGAAGGGGAAGTACTTGTTAAAATGCGTAAAACGGCTATATGTGGTACGGATGTACATATATATAACTGGGACAAATGGTCACAAGACACTATTCCTGTGCCAATGACAATAGGACATGAATTTGTTGGTGAAGTAGTAGAGGTTGGAGAAGGCGTAAAAGATATTAAAGTAGGAGATATAGTTTCAGGTGAAGGACATATTGTATGTGGTAAATGTAGGAACTGTCTTGCAGGTAGAAGACATTTATGTAAAGATACTGAAGGTATAGGAGTAAATAGAACTGGTATTTTTGCTGAATATGCATCTATTCCTGTTACAAATATTTGGCTTTGTGACCCAACAATACCAGAAGATGTATTAAGTATTTTTGATCCTCTTGGAAATGCCGTACATACAGCATTATCATTTGATTTATTAGGAGAAGATGTTCTTATTACAGGAGCTGGCCCTATTGGTATAATGGCTGCAGCAATAGCTAAACAGGCTGGAGCAAGATATATAGTAGTAACAGATGTAAATGATTATAGATTAGAACTTGCAAAGAAAATGGGAGCTACAAGGGTAGTAAATGTGGCAAAACAAACAATAAGAAGTGTTATGGACGAATTGGGAATGAAAGAAGGATTTGATGTAGGTCTTGAAATGTCAGGAAATGCACAAGCATTTAATGATATGATAGATGCCATGTTCCACGGTGGTAAAATTGCATTATTAGGAATACAAGGACCTGAAACTACAGTAGATTGGAATAAAATTGTATTTAATGGCCTATTCCTAAAAGGTATATATGGAAGAGAAATGTTTGAAACTTGGTACAAAATGACTGCAATGCTTCAATCTGGTTTAGATATAGCACCAGTAATAACACATAATTTCCATTATACAGAATTTGAAAAGGGCTTTGAAATAATGAAAAGCGGTCAGTCAGGAAAAGTAATACTTAATTGGAAATAG
- a CDS encoding glycine C-acetyltransferase: MFKSAKEIYANELQGIKDAGLWKSERFITTPQRSRIDTTKVNDVLNMCANNYLGLSDNPLVKEAARASYDNWGYGLSSVRFICGTQEVHKQLEQKLSEFLETEDTILYSSCFDANGGLFETITTAEDAIISDELNHASIIDGVRLSKAKRYRYKNNDMADLEAKLIQADKDGARIKLIATDGVFSMDGIIADLKGICDLADKYNALVMVDDSHAVGFTGKHGKGTHEYRDVMDRVDIITGTLGKALGGASGGYTSGRKEIIDLLRQRSRPYLFSNTLAPAIASASLKVLEMLTESTEYRDKLEENTKYFREKIKDIGLDIIESEHPIVPVMLGDAVLSQKMAEKMLEKGVYVIGFYYPVVPKGKARIRTQISAAHSKEDLDFAINAFKEVKEELGI; this comes from the coding sequence ATGTTTAAATCAGCTAAAGAAATTTATGCTAATGAATTACAAGGAATTAAAGATGCTGGATTATGGAAATCTGAAAGATTCATAACTACACCACAAAGAAGCAGAATTGATACGACGAAGGTAAACGATGTCCTAAATATGTGTGCAAACAATTATCTTGGTCTATCAGATAATCCATTAGTAAAGGAAGCAGCAAGAGCAAGTTATGATAACTGGGGATATGGATTGTCATCAGTAAGATTTATTTGTGGAACACAAGAAGTGCATAAACAATTAGAACAAAAGCTAAGTGAATTTTTAGAGACAGAAGATACAATTTTATATTCATCATGTTTTGATGCAAATGGTGGTTTATTCGAAACAATAACAACAGCAGAGGATGCAATAATAAGTGATGAACTTAACCATGCAAGTATAATCGATGGAGTAAGACTAAGTAAAGCTAAAAGATATAGATATAAAAATAATGACATGGCAGATTTAGAAGCTAAACTTATTCAAGCTGATAAAGATGGAGCACGTATTAAACTTATAGCAACAGATGGTGTATTTTCAATGGATGGAATAATAGCTGATCTAAAGGGAATATGCGACCTTGCTGATAAGTACAACGCTCTTGTAATGGTAGATGATAGTCATGCAGTTGGATTTACAGGAAAACATGGAAAAGGAACTCATGAATATAGAGATGTAATGGACAGAGTAGATATAATAACAGGAACATTAGGAAAGGCACTAGGAGGAGCAAGTGGTGGATATACAAGTGGTAGAAAAGAAATAATCGATCTACTTAGACAACGTTCTAGACCATACCTATTCTCAAATACTTTAGCACCAGCTATTGCATCTGCATCATTAAAGGTTTTAGAAATGCTTACAGAAAGCACAGAATATAGAGATAAGCTTGAAGAAAACACAAAATACTTTAGAGAAAAAATAAAGGATATAGGCCTTGATATTATAGAAAGTGAACATCCAATAGTTCCAGTAATGCTTGGCGATGCAGTACTTTCACAAAAAATGGCAGAAAAAATGCTTGAAAAGGGTGTTTATGTGATTGGATTCTATTATCCAGTAGTGCCAAAAGGAAAAGCAAGAATCAGAACACAAATTTCAGCAGCTCATTCAAAAGAAGATTTAGACTTTGCAATAAATGCATTTAAAGAAGTAAAAGAAGAGTTAGGAATATAA
- a CDS encoding TVP38/TMEM64 family protein, with product MENKSSFKIKIIAGILLLYVLVKPIRENINEVVILMKSLNVDAVKAYILSFGIWAPIVSFLLMIFQSVAAPLPAFLITFSNAALFGWVKGALLSWFSAMAGAVLCFYIAKFFGRDVAEKLTSKYALESVDVFFDKYGKYAILIARLLPFVSFDIVSYAAGLTSMSFWSFFWATGIGQLPATLVYSYIGDMLVGDVKMVVFGLLMLFSVSVLMFLLKKMWNDKNKLALLNKEDMI from the coding sequence TTGGAAAATAAAAGTTCTTTTAAAATAAAAATTATAGCAGGAATACTATTATTGTATGTTCTTGTTAAACCAATTAGGGAAAACATAAATGAAGTAGTAATTTTAATGAAGAGTTTAAATGTGGATGCGGTAAAGGCATATATATTATCCTTTGGCATATGGGCACCCATAGTATCATTTTTACTCATGATATTTCAATCGGTGGCAGCACCTTTACCAGCCTTTTTAATTACATTTTCAAATGCTGCTTTATTTGGTTGGGTGAAGGGAGCACTTTTATCCTGGTTTAGTGCCATGGCAGGGGCAGTTCTTTGCTTTTATATAGCTAAATTTTTTGGAAGAGATGTGGCAGAAAAATTAACTAGCAAGTATGCCTTAGAAAGTGTAGATGTATTTTTTGATAAATACGGAAAATATGCCATATTAATAGCTAGGTTATTACCCTTTGTATCCTTTGACATAGTAAGTTATGCTGCTGGTCTTACATCTATGAGTTTTTGGTCATTTTTCTGGGCTACGGGAATTGGTCAATTGCCTGCTACCCTAGTCTATTCTTATATTGGGGATATGCTGGTGGGAGATGTGAAGATGGTAGTGTTTGGTCTATTAATGTTATTTTCAGTAAGTGTATTAATGTTCTTACTTAAAAAGATGTGGAATGATAAAAATAAATTAGCTCTATTAAATAAAGAAGATATGATCTAA